From a single Candidatus Hydrogenedentota bacterium genomic region:
- a CDS encoding (2Fe-2S)-binding protein, translating to MPTVTINNQAIEVEQGQTLLQAARQLGIEIPTLCYWEGVRPMNSCMLCTVRNTKTGQLHSSCSTLAQDGMEIETDTGDVCEARKEVLELILSEHIGDCEAPCAHTCPASMNIPVMMRQIYEGEFDEAAYTIHNGLVIPWTLGYVCPAPCENPCRRKSYDETMKIRMLHRNVAEKSLQENPELLECPPDSGKKVAIVGAGATGMAAAWVLRKRGHAVTMYEKDEKAGGKLRDWDDDKLPKHVLDTEIAFITRMGIDFRYNTRVDEEMLEALKEDYDAVILACTSLGKAAGKVFLAKEHKLTVMAVGNGKTTAAWVDRYMTSVDPQPEKELFESRIGKMVKAEMEDMRDHNENKEAMLVKPILEEEPLGDSRKEAGRCLHCDCRKRVTCTLRKWSHEYGAEQRKYNTTETKDVRFVGLGGDVYLEPGKCIRCGLCVEIARMHGEEIGLAFSGRGFEMEIKVPFERSLDEGLRKSAAECVAACPTAAIAFRDKEDIENCHTTVWIEL from the coding sequence ATGCCAACCGTGACCATCAACAACCAGGCGATCGAGGTCGAACAGGGCCAGACCCTGCTCCAGGCCGCGCGGCAACTCGGGATCGAAATCCCCACGCTGTGCTACTGGGAAGGCGTCCGCCCCATGAACTCGTGCATGCTCTGCACGGTGCGCAACACCAAGACCGGCCAGCTCCACTCCTCCTGCTCCACGCTCGCCCAGGACGGCATGGAAATCGAAACCGACACTGGCGATGTCTGCGAGGCGCGTAAGGAAGTGCTCGAACTCATCCTGAGCGAGCACATCGGCGATTGCGAAGCCCCCTGCGCGCACACCTGCCCCGCTTCGATGAATATCCCCGTCATGATGCGCCAGATCTACGAAGGCGAATTCGACGAAGCGGCGTATACGATCCACAACGGGCTGGTCATCCCCTGGACGCTCGGCTACGTCTGCCCCGCCCCCTGCGAGAACCCCTGCCGCCGCAAAAGCTACGACGAGACCATGAAAATCCGCATGCTCCACCGGAACGTCGCGGAAAAATCGCTCCAGGAGAACCCCGAACTCCTCGAATGCCCGCCCGATTCCGGCAAAAAAGTCGCCATCGTGGGCGCGGGCGCCACCGGTATGGCCGCCGCCTGGGTCCTGCGCAAACGCGGCCACGCCGTCACCATGTACGAGAAAGACGAGAAGGCCGGCGGCAAGCTGCGCGACTGGGACGATGACAAGCTCCCGAAACACGTGCTGGACACGGAGATCGCCTTCATTACGCGGATGGGTATCGACTTCCGCTACAACACCCGCGTCGACGAGGAGATGCTGGAGGCGCTCAAGGAGGATTACGACGCCGTGATCCTCGCCTGCACCAGCCTGGGCAAGGCCGCCGGCAAGGTCTTCCTGGCGAAGGAACACAAGCTCACCGTCATGGCCGTGGGCAACGGCAAGACCACCGCCGCCTGGGTCGACCGCTACATGACCAGCGTCGACCCCCAGCCGGAAAAGGAGCTCTTCGAATCGCGCATCGGCAAAATGGTGAAGGCGGAGATGGAGGACATGCGCGATCACAACGAAAACAAGGAGGCCATGCTGGTCAAGCCAATCCTGGAAGAAGAGCCGCTGGGCGATTCCAGAAAGGAAGCCGGCCGCTGCCTCCACTGCGACTGCCGCAAGCGCGTCACCTGCACGCTCCGCAAGTGGTCGCACGAATACGGCGCGGAGCAGCGAAAATACAACACCACCGAGACCAAGGATGTCCGCTTCGTCGGCCTCGGCGGCGATGTCTACCTGGAGCCAGGCAAATGCATCCGCTGCGGCCTCTGCGTCGAAATAGCGCGCATGCACGGCGAGGAAATCGGCCTCGCCTTCAGCGGGCGCGGCTTCGAAATGGAGATCAAGGTCCCCTTCGAGCGCTCGCTCGACGAGGGCCTGCGCAAGTCCGCCGCCGAATGCGTCGCGGCCTGCCCCACGGCGGCCATCGCCTTCCGGGACAAGGAAGACATCGAGAACTGCCACACCACGGTCTGGATCGAACTCTAG
- the nuoE gene encoding NADH-quinone oxidoreductase subunit NuoE: MTQATVDLTRIDAIVEKAGHGPEAVIPILQAIQSEYRYLPGDALQRVCDLTDITPASIEGVASFYSQFRRDPVGEHVISLCDGTACHVKGSEDVHEAMAEHLNLKKGEDTDADGKYTIQKVACIGCCSLAPAMQVDGVTYANVAPDSVKATMRDFEQREGRKGDRHNEIKREVVENGAEIRIGLDSCCVAGGTDRIDAAVEEALASIHSTVPVKHVSCVHMCHQVPVLEIVEGDKPPAMYLRVTVDDVPTIISRHFAPKNPIARLRSAALRWADNLYVDADTSEDAVKRHDGVVRDPQVTAFLGNQLHIATEHHGEIDPHNLDEYLKKGGFAALERCLFGRITGDILLARHQGKSLRDLPRSDQAWTPQRIIDEILESGLRGRGGAGFPTGRKWQFVHDAPAPTGKKYIICNGDEGDPGAFMDRMILESYAFRVIEGMIISALAVGSDEGILYIRAEYPLATKQMRRAINDCMEAGILGDNFLGSGKNLHLRVKEGAGAFVCGEETALIASLEGKRGMPTMRPPFPATCGLYGCPTLINNTETLAVVPWIVRKGAQEFAKLGTEKSKGTKVFSLAGKIRNGGLIEVPMGITIRQIVEDIGGGIADGRKFKAMLVGGPSGGCIPESLADTPVDYEALVEVGAMMGSGGMVVLDDSDCIVEMARYFLSFTQDESCGKCSPCRIGTMRLKEMLTRLCNGQGKAQDLELMEQLGKVVKSQSLCGLGKTAPNPVLTALMYFRDEFEAHVNGKCPAGKCKPLIDYWVEDNCIGCTKCAQVCPVDCIDGGPYKMHHIDLSICTRCDYCLVACPVDAIKAGSRG; the protein is encoded by the coding sequence ATGACACAGGCAACGGTAGACCTGACCCGAATCGACGCAATTGTCGAAAAAGCCGGACACGGCCCGGAAGCGGTGATCCCGATCCTCCAGGCGATCCAGTCGGAATACCGCTACCTCCCGGGCGATGCGCTCCAGCGCGTCTGTGATTTGACCGACATCACCCCCGCCTCCATCGAGGGCGTCGCCTCCTTCTACTCGCAGTTCCGCCGCGACCCGGTCGGCGAACACGTCATCAGCCTGTGCGATGGCACCGCCTGCCACGTCAAGGGTTCCGAGGACGTGCACGAGGCAATGGCGGAGCACCTCAACCTCAAAAAGGGCGAAGACACCGACGCCGACGGCAAGTACACCATCCAGAAAGTGGCCTGTATCGGCTGCTGCTCCCTGGCCCCCGCCATGCAGGTCGATGGCGTCACCTACGCCAACGTCGCCCCCGATTCCGTCAAGGCCACCATGCGCGACTTCGAGCAGCGCGAGGGCCGGAAAGGCGATCGGCACAACGAGATTAAACGCGAGGTGGTCGAAAACGGGGCCGAAATCCGTATCGGGCTCGACTCGTGCTGCGTCGCCGGCGGCACCGACCGCATCGATGCCGCGGTCGAAGAGGCCCTCGCGTCCATCCACTCCACCGTGCCGGTAAAACACGTGAGTTGCGTGCACATGTGCCACCAGGTCCCGGTACTCGAAATTGTCGAGGGGGACAAGCCGCCCGCCATGTACCTCCGGGTTACCGTGGACGATGTGCCCACCATTATCTCGCGCCACTTCGCCCCGAAGAATCCCATCGCGCGCCTGCGTTCCGCCGCGCTCCGCTGGGCCGACAATCTCTATGTGGATGCCGACACCAGCGAGGACGCCGTGAAGCGGCACGACGGCGTGGTGCGCGACCCGCAGGTCACCGCCTTCCTGGGCAACCAGCTGCACATCGCCACCGAGCACCACGGCGAGATCGACCCGCACAACCTCGACGAATACTTGAAGAAGGGCGGCTTCGCCGCGCTGGAGCGCTGCCTCTTCGGGCGAATCACCGGCGATATTCTCCTGGCGCGCCACCAGGGCAAGTCCCTGCGCGACCTCCCCCGGAGCGATCAGGCCTGGACGCCACAGCGCATTATCGACGAGATCCTCGAAAGCGGCCTGCGCGGCCGCGGCGGCGCCGGTTTCCCCACGGGGCGCAAATGGCAGTTCGTCCACGACGCCCCGGCCCCCACCGGCAAGAAATATATCATCTGCAACGGTGACGAGGGCGATCCGGGCGCCTTCATGGACCGCATGATCCTCGAGTCCTACGCCTTCCGCGTGATCGAGGGCATGATCATCAGCGCCCTGGCGGTCGGCTCGGATGAAGGCATCCTCTACATCCGCGCGGAGTACCCCCTCGCCACAAAACAGATGCGCCGCGCGATCAACGACTGCATGGAAGCCGGCATCCTCGGCGACAATTTCCTCGGCTCCGGCAAGAACCTGCACCTGCGCGTGAAGGAAGGCGCCGGCGCCTTTGTCTGCGGCGAGGAAACCGCCCTGATCGCCTCCCTCGAAGGGAAGCGCGGCATGCCCACGATGCGCCCGCCCTTCCCGGCGACCTGCGGGCTCTACGGCTGCCCCACCCTCATTAACAACACCGAAACCCTCGCCGTCGTGCCCTGGATCGTCCGCAAAGGCGCGCAGGAGTTCGCGAAACTCGGCACCGAAAAGAGCAAGGGCACCAAGGTGTTCTCCCTGGCCGGGAAAATCCGCAACGGCGGCCTCATCGAGGTGCCCATGGGCATCACCATCCGCCAGATTGTCGAAGACATCGGCGGCGGCATCGCCGATGGCCGGAAATTCAAGGCCATGCTCGTCGGCGGCCCCTCCGGCGGCTGCATTCCCGAATCCCTGGCCGACACCCCCGTGGACTACGAAGCCCTCGTCGAGGTCGGCGCCATGATGGGCTCCGGCGGCATGGTCGTCCTGGACGACTCCGACTGTATCGTGGAAATGGCCCGCTATTTCCTCTCATTCACCCAGGACGAATCCTGCGGCAAGTGCTCCCCCTGCCGCATCGGCACCATGCGCCTGAAAGAAATGCTCACGCGCCTGTGCAACGGCCAGGGCAAGGCCCAGGACCTGGAGCTCATGGAGCAGCTCGGCAAGGTCGTGAAGAGCCAGAGCCTCTGCGGACTCGGCAAGACCGCCCCGAACCCCGTCCTCACCGCCCTCATGTACTTCCGCGACGAGTTCGAGGCGCACGTGAACGGGAAATGCCCCGCCGGCAAGTGCAAGCCCCTCATCGACTACTGGGTCGAGGACAACTGCATCGGCTGCACCAAGTGCGCGCAGGTTTGCCCGGTCGACTGTATCGACGGCGGCCCCTACAAGATGCACCACATTGACTTGAGTATATGCACCCGCTGCGATTACTGCCTGGTGGCCTGCCCGGTGGACGCAATTAAGGCCGGGTCAAGAGGCTGA
- a CDS encoding PQQ-like beta-propeller repeat protein, whose amino-acid sequence MLEKREFDKSDFLWRLSSTITIVAGLFSLLVFILIIVNYWMIKRADPVNHELLTYLRVEYANAPEKDEALAQRIRDLDLITRKAFFTSQTHLRIGAWVLLGSVSIFLIAFKNMMRWRPQLPELADVPTADKEFLAYAQSRHLITWAGIGLLAGGMMTSYFSETALTAELLAQPAAAEGGAESAAGAGQAAAAVTAPAWDEMLVNWPSFRGPGANGVAHFTTAPVSWDVESGEGVRWSADLTMPGHNSPVIWGNRLYISSADETVREVACYDTETGDLVWKKTINALPTSPREAPDVMEDTGHAASTMAAHGDLVFALFANGDLVALDQEGNQRWGRSFGIPDNHYGHSSSLLAYGDILYVQYDQAVEPKLHGVNISTGKDAWVAERNKISWASPILAQTTFGPQVILASEQDADGYDPVTGNLLWSVKCLGGEVSPSPAYANGMVFVANEYAVASGVTLEGAEGAVTATVSWEFNELLPEVSSPVGDGDRFYFGTAIGDIVCLDAKTGETLWVEEVEDGFYASPILVGDRIYIADLKGNMYVFRTGSAYEELARFSLGEPAFATPAFMDNRVYLRTPEKLYCIEAP is encoded by the coding sequence ATGCTTGAAAAAAGGGAGTTTGACAAGAGCGACTTCCTCTGGCGTCTCTCTAGTACAATTACAATCGTTGCGGGCCTCTTTTCCCTGCTGGTGTTTATCCTGATCATCGTCAATTACTGGATGATCAAGCGCGCCGACCCGGTCAACCACGAATTGTTGACCTACCTGCGCGTGGAGTACGCAAACGCCCCGGAGAAGGACGAGGCCCTGGCCCAGCGAATCCGCGATCTGGACCTGATCACCCGGAAGGCGTTTTTCACAAGCCAGACGCACCTGCGCATCGGCGCCTGGGTGCTTCTGGGCAGTGTCTCCATCTTCCTGATCGCGTTCAAGAACATGATGCGCTGGCGCCCCCAATTGCCCGAACTGGCGGACGTGCCGACGGCCGACAAGGAGTTCCTGGCCTACGCGCAATCGCGCCATTTGATTACCTGGGCCGGCATCGGCCTGCTGGCGGGAGGCATGATGACCTCATACTTCAGCGAGACCGCGCTCACAGCCGAGCTGCTCGCGCAACCGGCCGCCGCGGAAGGCGGCGCGGAGAGCGCCGCGGGCGCGGGCCAGGCCGCCGCCGCCGTCACCGCGCCGGCGTGGGACGAAATGCTCGTCAACTGGCCCAGCTTCCGCGGGCCCGGCGCCAACGGCGTCGCCCACTTCACCACCGCCCCCGTCTCCTGGGATGTGGAGAGCGGCGAGGGCGTCCGCTGGTCCGCCGATCTCACTATGCCGGGCCACAACTCGCCCGTCATCTGGGGCAACCGCCTCTACATCTCCAGCGCCGACGAAACCGTGCGCGAGGTCGCATGTTACGATACCGAAACCGGCGATCTCGTTTGGAAAAAAACCATCAACGCATTGCCGACCTCGCCGCGAGAGGCCCCCGACGTCATGGAGGACACCGGACACGCCGCCTCCACCATGGCCGCCCATGGCGATCTCGTCTTCGCGCTATTCGCAAACGGCGACCTCGTCGCGCTCGACCAGGAAGGCAACCAGCGCTGGGGCCGGAGCTTCGGCATCCCCGACAACCACTACGGCCACTCCTCCTCCCTCCTCGCCTACGGAGACATCCTTTACGTCCAGTACGACCAGGCCGTGGAACCAAAACTCCATGGCGTGAATATCAGCACCGGAAAAGATGCCTGGGTCGCCGAACGCAACAAGATTTCCTGGGCCTCGCCCATCCTCGCCCAGACAACCTTTGGCCCCCAGGTGATCCTCGCTTCGGAACAGGACGCCGACGGCTACGACCCGGTTACCGGCAACCTGCTCTGGTCCGTCAAGTGCCTCGGCGGCGAGGTCTCCCCCTCGCCCGCCTACGCCAACGGCATGGTCTTCGTCGCCAACGAATACGCGGTCGCCTCCGGCGTTACCCTGGAAGGCGCCGAAGGCGCCGTCACCGCCACGGTCTCCTGGGAATTCAACGAGCTGCTTCCCGAAGTCTCCAGCCCCGTCGGCGACGGCGATCGCTTCTACTTCGGCACCGCCATCGGAGACATCGTCTGCCTGGACGCGAAGACCGGGGAAACCCTGTGGGTGGAGGAAGTGGAAGACGGCTTTTACGCATCCCCGATCCTCGTGGGCGACCGCATCTATATCGCCGACCTGAAGGGGAATATGTACGTCTTCCGCACCGGAAGCGCGTATGAGGAGCTGGCACGGTTCAGCCTCGGCGAGCCCGCGTTTGCGACGCCCGCCTTTATGGATAACCGGGTGTATCTGCGAACCCCGGAAAAACTTTACTGTATCGAGGCGCCATGA
- a CDS encoding 4Fe-4S binding protein, whose product MRTPVAPIAAAAAFLVSTAHAIELKFAPPDFETEYAMPYLFIPPPDGRNTWWEALILFGALSLTTWLVFKARSRRGLFGVSVFSLLFFGFYRQGCICPVGSTQNVAAAIFLPDVAVSWIIVAFFVLPLLFSLFFGRVFCASVCPLGAMQELVAIAPIRISPALERVLGLGKYIYLGLAILGVATGAGFLICRYDPFVRLYRLNDNFGMLIAAALILLIGVFIARPYCRFLCPYGVLLGWMSRFSKFHLQIPPSPCVECRLCEDSCPYNAIDMPTPRHLVEDPAQGKKRIRGLVFLAPVFILLGALGGYMMYEPLSRMHPTVSLSERIALEDRGIITERGNLQADTFRVEGKTAAQLHAESLAIKEQFKTGGALLGAFLALIISIKLIELSVIKKRTIFEPHKETCFSCGRCYPYCPVEEGA is encoded by the coding sequence ATGAGAACCCCAGTTGCACCCATCGCGGCCGCCGCCGCATTCCTCGTAAGCACGGCACACGCTATCGAGCTCAAGTTCGCGCCGCCGGACTTCGAGACCGAGTACGCCATGCCGTACCTCTTCATACCGCCCCCGGACGGGCGCAATACCTGGTGGGAAGCGCTCATTCTGTTCGGCGCGCTCTCCCTCACCACCTGGCTCGTGTTCAAGGCCCGATCGCGGCGCGGCCTCTTCGGGGTCAGTGTGTTTTCCCTGCTCTTCTTCGGATTTTACCGCCAGGGCTGCATATGCCCCGTCGGCTCGACGCAAAACGTCGCCGCCGCCATTTTCCTGCCCGATGTGGCGGTTTCCTGGATCATTGTCGCTTTCTTCGTATTGCCCCTGCTCTTCTCCCTGTTCTTCGGCCGCGTGTTCTGCGCCTCCGTCTGCCCGCTCGGGGCCATGCAGGAGCTCGTGGCCATTGCCCCCATCCGGATTTCACCGGCCCTGGAGCGCGTCCTGGGCCTGGGCAAGTACATCTACCTCGGCCTCGCGATTCTCGGCGTCGCCACCGGCGCCGGCTTCCTGATTTGCCGCTACGACCCCTTCGTGCGCCTCTACCGGCTGAACGACAACTTCGGCATGCTCATCGCCGCCGCACTGATCCTCCTGATCGGCGTTTTCATCGCACGGCCCTACTGCCGGTTCCTCTGCCCCTACGGCGTGCTGCTGGGCTGGATGTCCCGCTTCTCCAAGTTCCACCTCCAGATCCCCCCCTCCCCGTGCGTGGAATGCCGCCTCTGCGAGGATTCCTGCCCCTACAACGCCATCGACATGCCCACGCCGCGCCACCTCGTGGAAGACCCCGCGCAGGGCAAGAAACGCATCCGCGGGCTCGTCTTTCTCGCCCCGGTGTTCATCCTGCTCGGGGCCCTCGGCGGGTACATGATGTATGAGCCCCTTTCGCGCATGCACCCCACCGTAAGCCTCAGCGAGCGCATTGCGCTCGAGGATCGTGGTATTATCACCGAGCGCGGCAACTTGCAAGCAGATACCTTCCGCGTCGAAGGGAAGACGGCGGCGCAACTCCATGCGGAGTCGCTGGCGATAAAGGAACAGTTCAAGACGGGCGGCGCGCTCCTGGGCGCGTTCCTGGCCCTGATCATCAGCATCAAGCTGATCGAACTGTCGGTCATCAAGAAACGTACGATCTTCGAACCGCATAAGGAAACCTGCTTCAGCTGCGGGCGTTGTTATCCGTATTGCCCAGTTGAAGAAGGAGCGTAG
- a CDS encoding ferredoxin, with protein sequence MSERKKIDRRDFMRFTGAAAFTGATWMAVGEKAEAKYWQLDPAKCTQCGQCTTHCVLNPSAVKCLNQFDICGYCDLCFGYLQPGSRDLDSGAENQLCPTAAIERKYIEAPYYEYKIHEDKCIGCAKCVKACLIFGNGSFYLQIRQDICINCNECSIAKSCPSDCFSEVPQSQPYMFLTGDTYLAHPPALS encoded by the coding sequence ATGAGCGAGCGAAAAAAAATCGACCGGCGTGATTTCATGCGCTTTACCGGCGCGGCGGCGTTCACCGGTGCGACCTGGATGGCCGTGGGCGAGAAGGCCGAGGCGAAGTACTGGCAGCTCGACCCGGCCAAGTGCACGCAGTGCGGCCAGTGCACCACCCACTGCGTCCTGAACCCCAGCGCGGTCAAATGCCTCAACCAGTTCGATATCTGCGGCTACTGCGACCTGTGCTTCGGCTACCTCCAGCCGGGATCGCGCGATCTCGACTCGGGCGCGGAAAACCAGCTCTGCCCCACCGCCGCGATCGAGCGGAAATACATCGAGGCCCCGTACTACGAGTACAAGATCCACGAAGACAAGTGCATTGGCTGCGCCAAGTGCGTTAAAGCCTGCCTCATTTTCGGCAACGGATCCTTCTACCTGCAAATCCGGCAGGACATCTGCATCAACTGCAACGAATGTTCGATCGCGAAATCCTGCCCCTCCGATTGCTTCAGCGAAGTTCCCCAGTCCCAGCCCTATATGTTCCTGACCGGCGACACCTACCTCGCCCACCCACCGGCACTGTCATGA
- a CDS encoding PQQ-binding-like beta-propeller repeat protein — protein sequence MTMRFDVNALDQDRRANLIAMWSAGAVCTLLGFSSLIFWLSSSPSLVVAVQVPGADGQPDQSALMARGPDLSGVFFAGEGEPANLPGMWTQFRGPRSDNVVLDGPPLASDWGADGPKIEWTLPIGDGYAAPAVLGGRVFLMDYDMEGRADVLRCLSLADGKEIWRRSYEIAIKRNHGMSRTIPAVTEKYVVTMGPKCHVVCLDTDTGDFRWGIDLQRDYGSDEPLWYAGQCPPIVDDAVILAPAGPEVLMMAVSCETGEVLWKAPNPRGWKMSHSSVIPMTMLGRNIYVYSAIGGVAGVAADGPDAGKLLWDVPWEAKVVAPSPVPAGDDKIYVTAGYSTGAMMLQIKDGGAGGQTAEILARTAPEEGLACEQQTPIFHDGYLYSIMPKDAGALKAQFVCFDTEGNLVWSSGNDNRFGLGPFLLADGKFYILDDDGTLTMIDATAREFRKLGEAQVLHGHDAWGPLAIAGDRLLLRDMNNLACVNLGTGQAAG from the coding sequence GTGACGATGCGATTTGATGTAAACGCGCTCGATCAGGACCGCCGGGCCAACCTGATTGCGATGTGGTCCGCGGGCGCGGTCTGCACCCTCCTCGGTTTCTCCTCCCTCATCTTCTGGCTGTCGAGCAGCCCCTCGCTCGTCGTCGCTGTCCAGGTCCCGGGCGCGGACGGACAACCCGACCAGAGCGCCTTGATGGCGCGCGGCCCGGATCTATCCGGCGTCTTCTTCGCGGGCGAAGGCGAACCGGCCAACCTTCCCGGCATGTGGACGCAATTCCGGGGCCCACGCTCCGACAATGTCGTGCTGGACGGCCCCCCGCTCGCGTCCGATTGGGGCGCGGACGGCCCGAAAATCGAGTGGACCCTGCCCATCGGCGATGGGTACGCCGCGCCGGCTGTCCTGGGCGGCCGCGTATTCCTGATGGACTACGACATGGAGGGCCGCGCCGACGTCCTGCGGTGCCTTTCGCTCGCGGATGGCAAGGAAATCTGGCGCCGCTCGTATGAAATTGCCATTAAGCGAAACCACGGCATGTCCCGCACCATCCCGGCGGTGACCGAAAAATACGTCGTGACCATGGGCCCCAAATGCCACGTGGTGTGTCTCGACACGGACACCGGGGACTTCCGGTGGGGCATCGACCTCCAGCGCGACTACGGCTCCGACGAGCCGCTCTGGTACGCCGGCCAGTGCCCCCCGATTGTGGACGACGCCGTCATCCTGGCGCCCGCAGGCCCCGAGGTGCTGATGATGGCCGTCAGTTGCGAAACCGGCGAGGTGCTCTGGAAAGCCCCGAACCCGCGCGGCTGGAAAATGTCCCACTCCTCCGTCATTCCCATGACCATGCTGGGACGCAATATCTACGTCTACAGCGCCATCGGCGGCGTCGCCGGCGTGGCGGCGGATGGCCCCGACGCGGGCAAGCTGCTTTGGGACGTGCCCTGGGAAGCCAAAGTGGTGGCGCCCTCCCCGGTTCCAGCCGGTGATGACAAAATCTACGTCACCGCCGGCTACAGCACCGGCGCCATGATGTTGCAGATAAAGGACGGCGGCGCCGGCGGACAAACCGCGGAGATCCTCGCGCGCACCGCGCCGGAGGAAGGGCTGGCCTGCGAACAGCAAACCCCCATCTTCCACGACGGCTACCTCTACTCCATCATGCCCAAGGATGCCGGCGCGCTGAAGGCGCAATTTGTCTGTTTTGACACCGAAGGCAATTTGGTCTGGTCAAGTGGTAATGACAATCGCTTCGGGCTGGGTCCCTTCTTGCTGGCGGATGGAAAGTTCTATATACTGGACGACGACGGCACACTGACCATGATCGACGCGACGGCCCGGGAATTCAGGAAACTGGGCGAGGCGCAGGTGCTCCACGGCCACGATGCGTGGGGGCCACTGGCCATTGCGGGCGACCGGCTATTGCTCCGCGATATGAACAACCTCGCGTGCGTCAATCTTGGAACCGGCCAGGCAGCAGGCTGA
- a CDS encoding VCBS repeat-containing protein — translation MIRPIAAIIGIALAAAATATQYPANPFVIDLAFPVAEDSAGGILVADLNGDGRFDYLVTAPGVIGAYSHDGAELWLRKADVRVGGSSERVGLPGHNAPGVTAVDIDGDGKTEVLYLLGGATEAKGLEVLDGATGELRWTANPPHPEGTDRWEHLVVANFRGQGERDLLLQATNNQGYRVGHHIAAYALDALQSGDTTPLWQRADFTTCAHNGARVADLDGDGRDEVLGGTMVSHTGEFLTIIPLKGHIDSIFVYDVRPDLPGLEVVALEEGGGNRIFLYNEKELLWETHYDHQEPQNAAVGDFDPDRPGLEIWCRSRYNTGQKPWVHDAMGEIIAHYELDAVKPEGWTASGVELIYCIDWTGGEKQLAAAKERHGAGDLGVFDPMTGKFVARFDDNATRLHVADVSGDWREELISWEGNRLKIYHNPDPNPRPDQPRLWEQRHYRQNKLTYNYYSP, via the coding sequence ATGATCAGACCAATCGCCGCCATCATCGGGATCGCGCTCGCCGCCGCGGCAACCGCCACGCAATACCCCGCCAACCCCTTCGTCATCGATCTCGCCTTCCCCGTAGCGGAGGATTCCGCCGGCGGCATCCTGGTGGCCGATCTGAACGGGGATGGGCGCTTCGACTACCTCGTTACCGCCCCCGGCGTCATCGGCGCCTACAGCCACGATGGCGCGGAGCTCTGGCTCCGGAAGGCCGACGTGCGCGTGGGCGGCTCCTCGGAGCGGGTGGGACTGCCCGGCCACAATGCCCCGGGCGTAACCGCCGTCGATATCGACGGCGACGGCAAGACGGAGGTCCTCTATCTTCTCGGCGGCGCGACCGAAGCCAAGGGCCTCGAAGTGCTGGACGGCGCCACCGGCGAACTCCGCTGGACCGCCAACCCGCCCCACCCCGAGGGAACGGACCGCTGGGAACACCTCGTTGTCGCCAATTTCCGGGGCCAGGGCGAGCGCGACCTGTTGCTCCAGGCCACCAACAACCAGGGCTACCGCGTCGGACACCACATCGCGGCCTACGCGCTGGACGCCCTCCAATCCGGCGACACGACGCCCCTCTGGCAGCGTGCCGACTTCACCACCTGCGCCCACAACGGCGCGCGCGTGGCGGATCTCGACGGCGACGGACGCGACGAGGTCCTGGGCGGCACGATGGTGAGCCACACCGGCGAATTCCTGACCATTATCCCCCTCAAGGGGCACATCGATTCCATCTTCGTCTATGACGTGCGCCCCGACCTGCCCGGTCTCGAAGTGGTGGCCCTGGAAGAGGGCGGAGGCAACCGGATCTTCCTGTATAACGAGAAAGAATTACTCTGGGAAACCCACTACGACCACCAGGAACCCCAGAACGCCGCGGTGGGCGACTTCGACCCCGATCGGCCCGGCCTCGAAATCTGGTGCCGCAGCCGCTACAACACCGGCCAGAAACCCTGGGTACACGACGCCATGGGCGAGATCATCGCGCACTATGAACTCGACGCCGTAAAACCCGAAGGCTGGACGGCGTCGGGCGTCGAGCTCATCTACTGCATCGACTGGACCGGCGGCGAAAAACAACTCGCAGCCGCCAAAGAGCGACACGGCGCGGGCGATCTCGGCGTGTTTGACCCGATGACGGGCAAGTTCGTCGCCCGATTCGACGATAACGCCACGCGCCTGCACGTCGCGGATGTTTCCGGCGACTGGCGAGAAGAGCTGATCTCCTGGGAGGGCAACCGCCTCAAGATTTACCACAATCCCGACCCGAATCCGCGCCCGGACCAGCCCCGCCTCTGGGAACAGCGCCATTACCGCCAGAACAAGCTGACCTACAATTACTACAGCCCGTGA